The following proteins come from a genomic window of Sesamum indicum cultivar Zhongzhi No. 13 linkage group LG10, S_indicum_v1.0, whole genome shotgun sequence:
- the LOC105173024 gene encoding trafficking protein particle complex subunit 2-like protein yields MIVCLAVVGHQNNPLYIQSFTEADDALKLHHMVHCSVDVIDERVDNPKKSGPTINETFLGLLCPTENYKVYGYLTNTKVKFILVTTDLDVRDADMRTFFRRFHAAYVDAVSNPFHVPGKKITSKTFAERVATIVKSFGLTTTG; encoded by the exons ATGATCGTCTGCCTCGCCGTCGTCGGCCACCAG AACAATCCGCTCTACATACAGAGTTTCACTGAAGCAGATGATGCCCTTAAGCTTCATCACATGGTTCATTGTTCTGTCGACGTCATTGATGAAAGAG TGGACAATCCGAAAAAGTCTGGCCCAACGATAAATGAGACGTTTCTTGGTTTGCTTTGTCCAACTGAAAACTACAAAGT GTACGGTTACTTGACCAATACCAAGGTGAAGTTCATATTGGTGACAACAGATCTCGATGTCCGAGATGCGGATATGCGAACC TTTTTCAGGAGGTTCCATGCTGCCTATGTGGATGCAGTTTCAAACCCATTTCATGTTCCGGGTAAAAAGATAACTTCCAAAACTTTTGCAGAAAGAGTCGCCACGATTGTCAAGTCATTTGGATTGACTACAACTGGATGA